In the Clostridium beijerinckii genome, one interval contains:
- a CDS encoding purple acid phosphatase family protein, whose translation MKISKKVKFILPIAVATVMATSVSIPFIRNVNAEITGTSGIENFSLPKVTGPYNINANVGSDPKELDFAWFTQSSGKTQIKISRTSNMNGTEFPTSADIQDAEQTVVKATQSINQSEAALTDIDGKATPANNGDDVYNGKKTAGAPTGEYSNKVKVKGLDPDTQYSYSVSDGQGNWSPVYTITTLPTDKVTFAAFGDPQIGAFDNSKGTAKSNATGGHKNLNDDKTGWNNMLKLVTQNKDLNFLFSMGDQINDYNYLVQPSNSSDGQWYQYRDFFNPDSTVNYMQNMPLAAFCGNHDHQMGEYYGYHYNQPNISKLGATQYGNDGDYWFTAGPVLFLVLNANNYGTADHDQFIAEAIKANPNVKWKVATWHQSAYSEANHNTKNELDDPVLTIRNTWTKMMDKYNIDVVLQGHDHYYTRTAQMLNGSAVDPNSGAPETLKNSSNASVPGTTNPNATYAKKEYPDSVTNPKGTVYFTLDSGTGSKYYDFNNGNNDTIGGSADHSFSVVGWQGYVPSYSYVSFTDDTFTIKTYAANDYTIGNQSLIDSYTITKK comes from the coding sequence ATGAAAATTAGTAAAAAAGTTAAATTCATTCTTCCAATTGCTGTAGCTACAGTCATGGCTACGTCTGTCAGTATACCTTTTATAAGGAACGTTAATGCTGAAATTACAGGTACATCAGGTATTGAGAATTTTTCATTACCTAAGGTTACAGGACCTTATAATATTAATGCAAATGTTGGTTCTGACCCAAAAGAGCTTGATTTTGCTTGGTTCACACAATCTTCTGGAAAGACACAAATAAAAATTTCACGTACATCTAATATGAATGGTACAGAATTTCCAACTTCTGCAGATATTCAGGATGCTGAACAAACTGTTGTAAAAGCTACACAATCTATTAATCAGAGTGAGGCAGCCCTTACAGATATTGATGGAAAGGCTACTCCTGCTAATAATGGGGATGATGTTTATAATGGGAAGAAAACAGCAGGTGCTCCAACTGGCGAATATTCAAATAAAGTGAAAGTAAAAGGGTTAGATCCAGATACACAATACTCTTATTCTGTAAGTGATGGACAAGGCAATTGGAGTCCAGTTTATACAATTACTACACTACCTACAGATAAAGTAACGTTTGCTGCTTTTGGTGATCCACAAATTGGTGCATTTGATAATTCTAAAGGTACTGCTAAATCTAATGCTACAGGTGGTCACAAGAACTTAAATGATGATAAAACAGGCTGGAATAATATGCTGAAACTAGTGACTCAAAATAAGGACTTAAACTTCCTTTTTTCAATGGGAGATCAAATTAACGACTATAATTACTTAGTTCAACCCTCAAATTCATCTGATGGACAATGGTATCAATATAGGGACTTCTTTAATCCTGATTCTACAGTGAATTACATGCAAAATATGCCTTTAGCTGCTTTTTGTGGCAATCATGATCATCAAATGGGTGAATATTATGGCTATCACTACAATCAGCCTAATATAAGTAAGTTAGGTGCTACACAATATGGAAATGATGGTGACTATTGGTTTACTGCTGGTCCAGTATTATTTTTGGTATTGAATGCAAATAACTATGGTACTGCTGATCATGATCAATTTATAGCAGAGGCTATTAAAGCTAATCCAAATGTAAAGTGGAAGGTTGCTACATGGCACCAATCTGCATACAGTGAAGCTAATCACAATACTAAAAATGAACTTGATGATCCAGTTTTAACAATACGTAATACTTGGACAAAAATGATGGATAAATACAATATAGATGTTGTACTACAAGGACATGATCACTACTATACTCGTACTGCACAAATGTTAAATGGAAGTGCTGTTGATCCTAATAGTGGTGCTCCTGAAACTTTGAAAAATAGTAGCAACGCTTCTGTACCAGGTACCACAAATCCAAATGCTACTTATGCAAAAAAAGAATATCCAGACAGTGTAACTAATCCTAAGGGAACAGTTTACTTTACTCTTGATTCAGGTACAGGAAGTAAATATTATGACTTCAACAATGGTAATAATGATACAATTGGCGGAAGTGCTGACCATTCATTTAGTGTTGTTGGATGGCAGGGGTATGTTCCATCGTACTCATATGTAAGTTTCACTGATGATACATTTACAATCAAGACTTATGCAGCAAATGATTATACAATTGGTAATCAATCATTAATTGATAGCTACACTATTACAAAGAAATAA
- a CDS encoding MarR family transcriptional regulator: MNKQEQVLMDFRKVFNKMAWLNKLKMEDSLKGYNPSEVHYIECIGRNVESNVTKLAESLYMTRGAISKMTKKLIQRGIIESYQKPDNKKEIYFRLTEQGQKVYDLHEKLHKEFQDRDKVVFEQVTDEQFDAMLGFIEKYSRHLDAEINKLGIDTKSDKSE, from the coding sequence ATGAACAAACAAGAACAGGTCTTAATGGATTTTAGGAAAGTATTTAATAAGATGGCTTGGCTTAATAAACTTAAGATGGAAGATAGTCTTAAGGGATATAATCCCTCGGAAGTACATTACATTGAATGTATTGGAAGAAACGTAGAGTCCAACGTGACAAAACTTGCAGAGTCTCTTTATATGACTAGGGGAGCTATAAGTAAAATGACAAAGAAGCTTATACAAAGAGGCATTATAGAAAGCTATCAGAAACCAGATAATAAGAAAGAAATCTATTTTAGGCTCACTGAACAAGGGCAAAAAGTTTATGACCTCCATGAAAAGCTGCATAAAGAGTTTCAAGATCGAGATAAAGTCGTATTTGAACAAGTGACTGATGAACAATTTGACGCTATGCTTGGCTTCATAGAAAAATATAGCAGGCATTTGGACGCAGAAATAAATAAACTTGGAATAGATACTAAGTCCGATAAATCTGAATAA
- a CDS encoding HAD family hydrolase, whose translation MKKYDTVIFDLDGTLLDTLEDLADSVNFALVKYNFPSRKKEEVRSFVGNGVGRLMELSVPDGLNNAYYKECLADFRSHYSKNMQNKTKAYEGIMGLLDVLSKENYKLAIVSNKFDAAVKELNKIYFEQYIKVAIGESSNIAKKPAPDTVIKALKELDSTTDKAIYVGDSEVDVKTARNSGVKCVGVTWGFRDRELLKEKGADYIIDKPCELLEIIGNSEN comes from the coding sequence ATGAAGAAATATGATACAGTTATATTTGATTTGGATGGAACGCTTCTTGACACTCTTGAAGATCTTGCTGATAGTGTGAATTTTGCATTAGTAAAATATAATTTTCCATCTAGAAAAAAGGAAGAAGTTAGAAGCTTTGTAGGAAACGGAGTTGGGCGTTTAATGGAGCTTTCTGTGCCTGATGGTTTAAATAATGCTTATTATAAAGAATGTCTTGCAGATTTTCGGAGTCATTATTCAAAAAATATGCAAAATAAAACTAAAGCATATGAAGGAATCATGGGGCTTTTAGATGTTTTATCAAAGGAAAACTATAAGCTTGCAATTGTTTCTAATAAATTTGATGCAGCAGTAAAAGAGCTTAATAAGATTTATTTTGAACAATATATAAAAGTTGCAATTGGAGAAAGTTCAAATATTGCTAAAAAACCAGCCCCTGATACAGTGATTAAAGCTTTAAAGGAATTAGATTCTACTACTGATAAGGCAATATATGTAGGGGATTCAGAAGTAGATGTAAAGACAGCTAGAAATTCTGGAGTTAAATGTGTAGGCGTGACCTGGGGATTTAGAGATAGAGAGCTTCTAAAGGAAAAAGGTGCTGATTACATTATAGACAAGCCATGTGAGTTGCTCGAGATAATTGGTAATTCTGAGAACTGA
- a CDS encoding RNA polymerase sigma factor produces MDIDLLEKLIIFQKNKNNFMEILSYFNSKIKYLIYKLKYPEAETDLIIFLYELITKINFDKFVSGADASMYIKRCLRNQAIRLSYKVNRDNNLLTFNCDDESLESFNENNSSNDYSDVFFNDLISSLKPRQKQIVYYKFYLQLSDIEIGKILKISRQSVNTAKRVSLNLLKTKLYMEG; encoded by the coding sequence ATGGATATAGACTTATTAGAAAAACTTATAATTTTTCAGAAAAATAAAAATAATTTTATGGAAATCTTATCTTATTTTAATTCAAAGATAAAATACCTAATCTATAAACTAAAATATCCCGAAGCTGAAACAGACCTTATCATATTTCTTTATGAATTAATTACAAAGATAAATTTTGATAAATTTGTTTCTGGTGCAGATGCTTCAATGTATATAAAAAGATGTCTTAGAAATCAAGCAATTAGATTATCATATAAAGTCAATCGTGATAATAATCTCCTCACCTTTAATTGTGATGATGAATCATTAGAATCATTTAATGAAAATAATTCTAGCAATGATTATTCAGATGTATTCTTTAATGATTTAATTTCATCATTAAAACCTAGACAAAAACAAATTGTTTATTATAAATTCTATCTGCAGCTTTCAGATATTGAAATTGGTAAAATTCTTAAAATATCTAGACAATCTGTAAATACAGCTAAAAGAGTTTCTTTAAATCTACTAAAAACTAAGTTATATATGGAGGGATGA
- a CDS encoding BhlA/UviB family holin-like peptide, with protein sequence MYDDLIKLAMTQGIWTLLSCVLIVYILKAQETRDLKQEEREKNYQEIIKELTDKLNLLDSMNSALNEIKIKIN encoded by the coding sequence ATGTATGATGATCTTATAAAGCTTGCTATGACTCAAGGAATCTGGACATTACTTAGTTGTGTGCTTATAGTATACATATTAAAAGCACAGGAAACCAGAGACTTAAAGCAGGAAGAAAGAGAAAAAAACTATCAGGAAATAATTAAGGAGCTTACTGATAAATTAAATCTTTTAGATTCTATGAATTCAGCTTTAAATGAAATCAAAATTAAGATTAATTAA
- a CDS encoding DUF5316 domain-containing protein, protein MKVSFTIGLIIAIVAYIAGFLMNDYNITLKISGFLSAFCIVICGILNGSFISGDKYLANYLSEGKDERNKRTKIVNYLLVILIPNIVVCIIVLMLISFRH, encoded by the coding sequence TTGAAGGTATCATTTACTATTGGTTTAATTATTGCGATAGTTGCGTATATAGCAGGATTTTTAATGAATGATTATAATATAACATTAAAAATATCTGGTTTCTTAAGTGCTTTTTGTATTGTTATATGTGGAATTTTAAATGGTTCCTTTATTAGTGGCGATAAATACCTAGCTAATTATCTAAGTGAAGGAAAAGATGAGAGGAATAAAAGAACAAAAATAGTAAATTATTTATTGGTCATACTAATACCTAATATTGTTGTTTGCATAATAGTGTTGATGCTTATAAGTTTCCGTCATTAA
- a CDS encoding helix-turn-helix domain-containing protein: protein MNELNIGETILKLRKERKLTQEELALMIGISAGAVSKWENGNSMPDISILAPLARALNTSIDTLLSFHKELSEEEVNNIKSKLTKLFLNEGYAAGERECKRYLSEYPNSICLKVEVASLLNTYLMMSEDDSEEFIKAKRQEALDLFKKVAESKDPKYMQIAVFFIAHINMILGNYEESERALNELPKSLDPVTLYPVILEKQGKKEEIQKFCSNKLLNYLNNSILMLIIMAKTSKKEKDYEKAILYLDTCHKIQDMFHIGLGSAAYKYVELYIEIGDKEAAAKWFKTYIEEVISMGYDYSSNPYFNKVELEIKPEEQKIIRKKMLKSIIDNEEFKVLSGISEYEMAIKEIEKAILSSFQ, encoded by the coding sequence TTGAACGAATTAAATATAGGGGAAACAATTTTAAAGTTAAGGAAAGAGAGAAAATTGACTCAAGAGGAATTAGCTCTTATGATTGGAATTTCAGCAGGAGCAGTAAGTAAGTGGGAAAATGGAAATTCAATGCCTGATATTTCAATATTAGCACCTCTAGCCAGAGCTTTAAACACATCTATTGATACATTATTATCATTTCATAAAGAACTTTCTGAAGAAGAAGTTAATAATATAAAATCAAAGCTCACAAAACTATTTCTTAATGAAGGGTATGCAGCTGGTGAGAGAGAATGTAAAAGGTACCTAAGTGAATATCCAAACAGTATTTGTTTAAAAGTCGAAGTTGCAAGTTTGCTTAACACATACCTTATGATGTCTGAGGATGATTCAGAAGAGTTTATAAAAGCAAAAAGACAAGAAGCTTTAGATTTGTTTAAGAAGGTAGCTGAAAGTAAGGATCCTAAATATATGCAAATAGCTGTGTTTTTCATTGCTCATATTAATATGATTTTGGGAAATTATGAAGAAAGCGAAAGAGCACTTAATGAACTTCCCAAAAGCTTAGATCCAGTAACTCTATACCCAGTTATTCTTGAAAAGCAGGGAAAGAAAGAAGAAATTCAAAAATTTTGCAGCAATAAATTATTGAATTATCTAAATAATAGTATCCTTATGCTAATTATAATGGCGAAGACATCAAAGAAAGAAAAAGATTATGAAAAGGCAATACTTTATTTAGATACATGCCATAAGATTCAGGATATGTTTCATATTGGATTAGGTTCAGCTGCATATAAATATGTTGAATTATATATTGAAATTGGAGATAAAGAAGCTGCTGCCAAATGGTTTAAAACATATATTGAAGAAGTTATTTCTATGGGATATGACTACAGCAGCAATCCTTATTTTAATAAAGTTGAATTAGAAATAAAACCTGAAGAACAAAAAATAATTAGAAAGAAAATGCTTAAATCAATTATTGATAATGAAGAATTTAAAGTCTTAAGTGGAATTTCGGAGTACGAAATGGCTATTAAAGAAATTGAAAAAGCCATTCTTAGCAGCTTTCAATAG
- a CDS encoding ClbS/DfsB family four-helix bundle protein, with protein MEQYEDKETFINELKRTATLFIKEFDDVAESDKNLIIEGIDRTPEEIISYQLGWMQQLKSWESDELAGKEVITPDKDFKWNQLGKLYERFYAKYNDYSLSELKEIYISNVEDIILWIKGFDEDQLFNPGGRKWAESTPSNWPVWKWIHINTVAPFKSFRSKIRKWKKLRAAQV; from the coding sequence ATGGAGCAATATGAGGATAAAGAAACTTTCATAAATGAACTAAAAAGGACAGCAACACTTTTTATAAAAGAATTTGATGATGTGGCAGAAAGTGATAAGAATCTTATTATAGAAGGAATAGATAGAACCCCTGAAGAAATTATTTCATATCAACTTGGGTGGATGCAGCAGCTTAAAAGCTGGGAAAGTGATGAATTGGCTGGAAAGGAAGTAATAACACCAGATAAAGATTTTAAGTGGAATCAACTAGGAAAGTTATATGAAAGATTTTATGCTAAATATAATGACTATTCGTTATCAGAGTTAAAGGAAATATATATTTCAAATGTAGAGGATATTATTTTATGGATAAAAGGTTTTGATGAGGATCAGTTATTTAATCCAGGAGGCAGAAAGTGGGCAGAGTCAACACCATCTAATTGGCCAGTTTGGAAATGGATTCATATAAATACTGTTGCACCTTTTAAATCTTTTCGCAGCAAAATTCGAAAGTGGAAAAAACTTCGTGCAGCACAGGTATAA
- a CDS encoding VOC family protein, producing the protein MKFSNPMIVVSNMEKSKKFYYEVLGLEVVVDFGANVTLNGGIALQTKDTWLSFICKQNDEIAFGGNAAELYFEEDDFDSFIQKLNTLSDINYVHPMIEHSWGQRVVRFYDPDKHIIEVGENMVMVVKRFLNSGLSIEETAIRMDVPVDYIESCLK; encoded by the coding sequence ATGAAGTTTTCAAATCCAATGATAGTTGTTTCTAATATGGAGAAATCAAAGAAATTTTATTATGAAGTACTTGGGTTAGAGGTTGTTGTTGACTTTGGAGCAAATGTAACTTTGAATGGTGGTATTGCATTACAAACAAAAGATACTTGGTTATCATTTATATGCAAACAGAATGATGAAATTGCTTTTGGTGGAAATGCAGCGGAATTATATTTTGAGGAAGATGATTTTGACAGCTTTATTCAAAAGCTTAACACTCTCTCAGATATTAATTATGTACATCCTATGATAGAACATTCTTGGGGGCAGCGTGTTGTTAGATTTTATGATCCTGATAAGCATATTATCGAAGTTGGAGAAAATATGGTCATGGTCGTAAAAAGATTCTTAAATAGTGGTCTATCCATAGAAGAAACGGCTATTAGGATGGATGTGCCAGTTGATTATATAGAGTCTTGCTTAAAATAG
- a CDS encoding carboxymuconolactone decarboxylase family protein produces the protein MKDFESILKYYKEELKWNPPFADALSKYSPDGLSGYLAMRESIENGHLPKKTRELIFTILDSLDDEVSGAKAHAVAAVEAGLTMEELVEAYVIVTIVKGINVLCKTGTQAIKAAEERLEEIKLAKGEE, from the coding sequence ATGAAGGATTTTGAAAGTATACTTAAATATTATAAGGAAGAATTGAAATGGAATCCGCCATTTGCTGATGCACTTTCTAAATATTCGCCAGATGGCTTAAGTGGATATTTGGCAATGCGTGAATCAATTGAAAATGGACATCTTCCTAAAAAAACAAGAGAATTGATTTTTACTATATTGGATAGTTTAGATGATGAAGTAAGTGGAGCAAAGGCACATGCTGTTGCAGCTGTAGAAGCAGGTTTAACTATGGAAGAATTAGTAGAAGCATATGTAATTGTAACTATTGTTAAGGGAATAAATGTACTTTGCAAAACAGGAACTCAGGCAATTAAAGCAGCGGAGGAAAGGTTAGAAGAGATAAAGCTAGCTAAAGGAGAGGAATAA
- a CDS encoding class I SAM-dependent methyltransferase: MNEIFRQIPLYRFIMFCNETTMDKVVLDCGAGGNCPPLSLFSEYGYKTYGIEFDINQLKEANMYADEKNQDLNIEHGDMRYLKFGDETFSFVYSYNSVFHMRKEDVLKSINEMKRVLKPRGLLFVNFLTIKDSRYGTGLAIGENQYEQMERNTPVIHSYFEECEPDTYFEDMEILHKEIRVLERMDEGEKIRQGFVDYIVKKL; encoded by the coding sequence ATGAATGAAATATTTAGGCAAATACCATTGTATAGGTTCATCATGTTCTGTAATGAAACAACTATGGATAAGGTGGTTCTAGATTGTGGTGCAGGAGGGAATTGTCCACCGTTAAGCTTATTTTCAGAATATGGGTATAAAACATATGGAATAGAATTTGATATTAATCAATTAAAAGAGGCTAATATGTATGCAGATGAAAAAAATCAAGATTTAAATATTGAACACGGAGATATGAGATATTTAAAATTTGGAGATGAAACATTTAGCTTTGTTTATTCGTATAATTCGGTATTTCACATGAGAAAAGAAGATGTTTTAAAATCAATAAATGAAATGAAACGTGTATTAAAGCCTAGAGGCTTACTTTTTGTGAATTTTCTTACGATAAAGGATTCTCGTTATGGAACAGGTTTAGCTATTGGTGAAAATCAATATGAGCAAATGGAGAGAAACACTCCTGTAATACATTCATATTTTGAGGAATGTGAGCCAGATACATATTTTGAAGATATGGAAATATTGCATAAAGAAATTAGGGTATTAGAAAGAATGGATGAAGGTGAAAAAATAAGACAAGGATTTGTTGATTATATTGTTAAGAAATTATAG
- a CDS encoding hemerythrin family protein: MNFNFNTSFSMEFDAIDNKHKELFNRVNKLLYALEKEKDSNEILKALDSVEYYANNNFDEEITQTKYNCSELKMCHRKLNMEIRKLRYSFENPGVSSLFTPLMQKEIMKWSKNYIIGLHKYSYAFLNENSSSAAEVML; the protein is encoded by the coding sequence ATGAATTTTAATTTTAATACTAGTTTTTCTATGGAGTTTGATGCTATTGACAATAAGCATAAAGAATTATTTAATCGAGTTAATAAACTTCTTTATGCTTTAGAAAAGGAAAAGGATAGTAATGAAATTTTAAAAGCTTTAGACTCTGTTGAATATTATGCAAATAATAATTTTGATGAAGAAATAACCCAAACAAAATACAACTGTTCTGAACTTAAAATGTGTCACAGAAAACTTAATATGGAAATAAGAAAGTTAAGATATTCATTTGAAAATCCAGGAGTTTCATCATTGTTTACTCCTCTAATGCAAAAGGAAATAATGAAGTGGAGTAAAAATTACATAATTGGCTTACATAAATATTCATATGCATTTTTAAACGAGAACTCTTCATCTGCTGCTGAAGTTATGTTATAG
- a CDS encoding cupin domain-containing protein, whose translation MKYLRNIKPFEPIKMKDMISHSGNTIASKALVDNEKHEVRFFSYAKGESIDKEYYQMESLFIVIEGEAKVVYNENDESVISEGDIFAIEADIQYGMEALTDVKLLNILIKE comes from the coding sequence ATGAAATATTTAAGAAACATCAAACCATTTGAACCAATAAAAATGAAAGATATGATAAGTCATTCAGGAAATACAATAGCAAGTAAGGCTTTAGTAGATAATGAAAAACATGAAGTTAGATTCTTTTCGTATGCAAAAGGAGAAAGCATAGATAAGGAATATTATCAAATGGAGTCGTTATTTATTGTAATAGAAGGGGAAGCTAAAGTTGTTTACAATGAAAATGACGAATCAGTAATAAGCGAAGGTGATATTTTTGCAATAGAAGCTGATATACAATACGGAATGGAAGCATTAACTGATGTAAAGTTATTGAACATATTAATAAAAGAATAA
- a CDS encoding cupin domain-containing protein, producing the protein MQELIKNIEKSKAIDFDSLVSCKEGQIETVTMAQKKGVGLTALAFGKGEGVGPHAAKGDAMIVIQEGVATVKIGDEVMEAHKGQVVVMPANIQHQVTAKEDMKMLLIVVKED; encoded by the coding sequence ATGCAAGAATTAATTAAGAATATAGAAAAATCAAAGGCAATAGATTTTGACAGCTTAGTAAGCTGCAAGGAAGGTCAAATAGAAACTGTTACAATGGCTCAAAAGAAAGGTGTAGGACTTACTGCATTAGCTTTTGGAAAGGGTGAAGGCGTTGGGCCTCATGCAGCTAAAGGTGATGCTATGATTGTTATTCAAGAAGGAGTAGCTACTGTAAAAATAGGTGATGAAGTGATGGAAGCTCACAAAGGTCAAGTGGTAGTTATGCCTGCAAATATTCAGCATCAAGTAACTGCAAAAGAAGATATGAAGATGCTATTAATAGTAGTGAAAGAGGATTAA